A DNA window from Rossellomorea marisflavi contains the following coding sequences:
- a CDS encoding universal stress protein, with the protein MKPIKERMDESILVCVYYGPNGERLIQRGCKIANMMKCPLYILTVDPKPFDELDAEKSAYISQWKELAEKHNADAFIIKDNEKRPISKVIAEVSRERNVTQIILGQTAQSRWEQIAKGSIINSLLREVPFVDLHIISVSRALKNPDGHFEKGCRAYLVEEDDQYRLTFKHTKAMRYEGIFFKESGTDFNNGLFKFMKDRETLQVQVEEGIVKDLTNVSVQPNDSEDDDYL; encoded by the coding sequence ATGAAACCGATAAAAGAACGGATGGATGAAAGCATCCTGGTGTGTGTCTATTACGGACCGAACGGGGAGCGTCTCATCCAGCGCGGATGCAAGATCGCCAATATGATGAAATGCCCTCTTTACATCCTTACTGTCGATCCGAAACCCTTCGATGAACTGGATGCAGAGAAATCGGCCTACATTTCCCAGTGGAAAGAACTAGCCGAGAAGCACAATGCCGATGCCTTCATCATAAAAGATAACGAAAAGCGCCCGATTTCCAAGGTGATCGCCGAAGTATCACGAGAGCGGAACGTCACTCAGATCATCCTTGGACAGACTGCCCAGAGCCGCTGGGAACAAATCGCCAAAGGGTCCATCATCAACTCTTTGCTGCGTGAAGTCCCATTTGTGGACCTTCACATCATTTCAGTGTCCCGCGCCCTCAAGAACCCTGACGGACATTTTGAGAAAGGCTGCCGTGCTTACCTCGTGGAAGAAGACGATCAATATCGTCTCACATTCAAGCACACAAAGGCCATGCGCTACGAAGGAATCTTCTTCAAGGAATCCGGGACCGATTTCAACAATGGGCTTTTCAAGTTCATGAAAGACCGGGAAACCCTCCAGGTTCAAGTCGAAGAAGGAATCGTCAAGGACTTGACGAATGTTTCCGTACAACCG